A genomic window from Bacillota bacterium includes:
- a CDS encoding preprotein translocase subunit SecB has product MINGNAVKANFQFIGNRVRDFVLHTKIVDIKGKKVTTTFEFDYNIIELCERENNYVGVIEFLVKGKAKAGKAMLFSISLTMEGAFVGNPEALSNDKFKEMLELNGIITLSQISRSFLISVTSQSGINPPVRLPMINVIALREQKRNQQQKKNS; this is encoded by the coding sequence ATGATTAATGGAAATGCTGTGAAAGCGAATTTTCAATTCATAGGAAATAGGGTGAGAGATTTTGTCCTTCACACAAAAATAGTAGATATAAAGGGCAAAAAAGTTACCACGACTTTTGAGTTTGACTATAATATAATTGAATTGTGTGAAAGAGAAAACAATTACGTCGGTGTTATTGAGTTTTTGGTGAAAGGAAAAGCAAAAGCCGGAAAGGCTATGTTATTTAGTATTAGTTTGACAATGGAAGGTGCTTTTGTCGGAAATCCCGAAGCATTATCAAATGATAAATTTAAAGAAATGCTTGAACTTAATGGAATTATTACACTGTCGCAAATATCAAGATCTTTTTTAATAAGTGTAACCAGTCAATCAGGCATTAATCCTCCTGTAAGACTGCCTATGATCAATGTTATTGCCTTAAGGGAACAAAAAAGAAACCAGCAACAAAAAAAGAATTCTTAA
- a CDS encoding helix-turn-helix transcriptional regulator, which yields MNDLFKLPDAWEMIERISDTSAMERAELYDIYYNISTKIFDYRISKGWSQKELARVLGISQAMVSKLESGEYNYTVEQLWKISKKLGWKLNISFEGMDEEYKVCYEKDNIQILDMAVG from the coding sequence ATGAATGATTTATTTAAACTGCCGGATGCATGGGAAATGATAGAGAGAATATCTGATACATCGGCGATGGAAAGAGCAGAACTCTATGATATTTATTATAATATTTCAACTAAAATATTTGACTACAGGATATCGAAAGGCTGGTCTCAAAAAGAACTTGCCAGAGTTTTAGGGATAAGCCAGGCTATGGTTTCAAAACTTGAAAGTGGGGAATATAACTATACAGTTGAGCAATTATGGAAAATATCAAAAAAACTGGGTTGGAAACTTAATATTAGCTTTGAGGGCATGGATGAGGAATATAAAGTTTGCTATGAAAAAGATAATATTCAAATTCTTGATATGGCGGTGGGATGA